Part of the Natrinema salinisoli genome is shown below.
GTCGAGATTTGAAGTGCGCGGACTGACACCCATCCACGAACGACCGGCACGGGCTCCGTTAGGAACTGACCGAGCAAGCTCACAGCCGTCATCGACCCACGACTGAAGTCATGGGCTTCCGCCTTGCATCTCTGTGAGCGAGCCCAGCCACTGTGGTCCGTGAACAGCAAGCGTTAGCTGCCACAGAGCTAGTCGCAGTGTACTCGTAGAGACGGTCGACACCGATCCCCCGCTCAGGAAAGACGTCCCGTCTCTCGGCGCGAACATAGTTGCCAAGTGGCGATACATGTCGGTACTGACATTGGCGGCGGGGCATAGAGGCTTGACCTCCTCCACGCCCTGACGGACGTGGAATCCTACCATGGAATTTCCGCCGAGTGTGACGTTTGAGGTTCCAACCCGCACTTATGGGGAACCGGCGGCATACCGGAGAAACTCTCGTTTCCTCCCCTCTATAGGGCTGTGGCCCGGTCAATGAGACCCCATCAAATACCATGTCATCGCCGTGTGAGGAACAGACCGCCTTCCTCACCACCCCTTGTCTGTTCGGGGACGGCATCTCACGGTATTCGTTTCATTTTCTATTACACGGTGTCTCACCAAAATATTTACGAAAGAAATCCGGTCCAGCTACTGACAACAGGTGTCGAACAGACCCCATCGCTCGACCTGCGCCTGAAGACGCAGGTATGCGCTATTGGTCTGTATCAGTCCGGGGTTGCCCGGTCAGTCTCTGCAGGCGCGTATCTCGAGAGAAAGGTATCCAGATCGCGGAACGCGTCGAGTCGCTCGGCCAGCGTCGCGTGGTCCCAGTGCCACCACTCGGTTGCCTCAATGCGAGCGGCCACGTCCTGGGGGAACCGCCGACGGATCGATTCGGCAGGGACCCCACCGACGATGGTATAGGAGGGAACGTCCTTGGCGACGACGGCACCGGCACCGACGACCGCACCGTTACCGATAGTAACTCCAGGTAGGACGACCGCACCGTGCCCGATCCAGACGTCGTGACCGACCTCGACCGGCTGATCGGCCCGCCACTCGAAGATCGACTCGTCGTCGCTCCCGAGGTCGTACATCGCTGCCCGATAGGTGAAGTGGTGGGCCGTCGGGCGGTAGATCGGATGATTCGTCGGTCCGAGCCGGGCGTCGGCCGCGATATTGCCGAACTTCCCAACGGTGGCGTAATCGAGCTGGACGCGCTCCATGAGATAGGTGTAGTCACCGATGGCCGACTCGTTGAGCCGTGCGTTCCGCCGAACTTCGGTCCACGCACCGAGTTCGCTCTCGGTGATCGAGACGGGGTCGTGCAGCGTCGGTTCCGGCTCGAGCGTACGCGTCCGATCCGGTCCGTGGTCCTCGTAGTAGGTCATCATTCGCGTCGCCCCATCGTTGAGGCGAGGATGTTCCTCGGCGCGTTGGCGAACGCCTCGATGATGCCCGACTTCTCGACATCGTCGTCGTCGCGGAGGGCCGAGCGGACGCGCTGGCTGACCAATTCGACTGAGCCTGCCAGCAGGAAGATGAGGATGATACAGGCCATCATCTCCGTGTAGTTGAACGTCTGGCGCTGGACGTACAGTTCGAGTCCGAGTCCACCGGCACCGATGATACCCAGCCCGATCGCGGCCCTGACGTTGTGTTCGAGGTCGAAGGCAATCCAGGCGATGAACTGCCGGAATACCTGACTCAACATACCGAAGGAGACGATCTGTGAACTGCTCGCGCCCGTCGAACGGATACCCTCGATCGGGCCGTCTTCGATCTCTTCGAGTTCATCGGTAAAGAGCCTCCCGAGGTAGCCAGTTGTATCAACCATGATCGCCAGGGCGCCAGTAAACGGTGTGACACCAGCCAGCGGAATTAAGATCAGAAACCACACCAGTCCCGGAATCGCACGGATGAGGCTCATCGTCCCGCGAAAGACGAAATTGAAGGGGTACGGAATGACCCGTTCGCTGGACATGACGCCGAAAAACAGAGCGAGCGGCAGGCCAAGTACCGTCCCGGCGAAAGCGACGGCCATTGTGACGAACATCGCGCCCCAGATAATCTGACCTCCCTCGACCGTGAGGATCAGGTTCTCTTCGATTATGAAGCTCACGTAGGCGCCCAGATCGACGAACGGGATGCCGAAGTACGTCGTCGGTGGGAAATACCCAAGCAGCGCGTCGTAGAACTGGTCGAGTTGGCCGACCAGTTCAGCCAGCTTGAACTCGATGAGGCGAAGACTAGCAAAAAACAGCAGATATGTGAT
Proteins encoded:
- a CDS encoding DapH/DapD/GlmU-related protein, whose amino-acid sequence is MTYYEDHGPDRTRTLEPEPTLHDPVSITESELGAWTEVRRNARLNESAIGDYTYLMERVQLDYATVGKFGNIAADARLGPTNHPIYRPTAHHFTYRAAMYDLGSDDESIFEWRADQPVEVGHDVWIGHGAVVLPGVTIGNGAVVGAGAVVAKDVPSYTIVGGVPAESIRRRFPQDVAARIEATEWWHWDHATLAERLDAFRDLDTFLSRYAPAETDRATPD
- the phnE gene encoding phosphonate ABC transporter, permease protein PhnE, with the protein product MSAPPSKWSSLAAYFGYADIGDSPAEQKLQDLKRRKTKRRLWAFAGIVITYLLFFASLRLIEFKLAELVGQLDQFYDALLGYFPPTTYFGIPFVDLGAYVSFIIEENLILTVEGGQIIWGAMFVTMAVAFAGTVLGLPLALFFGVMSSERVIPYPFNFVFRGTMSLIRAIPGLVWFLILIPLAGVTPFTGALAIMVDTTGYLGRLFTDELEEIEDGPIEGIRSTGASSSQIVSFGMLSQVFRQFIAWIAFDLEHNVRAAIGLGIIGAGGLGLELYVQRQTFNYTEMMACIILIFLLAGSVELVSQRVRSALRDDDDVEKSGIIEAFANAPRNILASTMGRRE